One genomic segment of Caldimonas brevitalea includes these proteins:
- a CDS encoding MarC family protein, with translation MDHTLVSAFILLLLVLDPFGSLPIFISVMRTVPPHRRRWVALREVLLAFGVLLVFMFTGQAFLRLMHLSERSLEVAGGVILLMISIRMIFASGESIYASDDDREPFIFPLAVPLMAGPSAMATVLLLASRQPDRLTEWVTALTAVMVVSGAVLLSADRIRRLLGDSVVSAVEKLMGLVLTAISVEMILAGLKRYFFE, from the coding sequence ATGGATCACACCCTGGTTTCCGCCTTCATCCTGCTGCTGCTGGTGCTCGACCCGTTCGGCAGCCTGCCCATCTTCATCTCGGTGATGCGCACGGTCCCGCCGCACCGGCGTCGCTGGGTCGCCTTGCGTGAAGTGCTGCTGGCTTTTGGCGTGCTGCTGGTCTTCATGTTCACGGGCCAGGCCTTCTTGCGGTTGATGCATTTGTCCGAGCGGTCACTCGAGGTGGCCGGCGGCGTGATCCTGCTGATGATCTCGATCCGCATGATCTTCGCGAGCGGCGAATCCATCTATGCATCGGACGACGACCGCGAGCCCTTCATCTTTCCGCTCGCCGTACCGCTGATGGCCGGGCCGTCGGCGATGGCCACCGTGCTGTTGCTCGCGTCGCGCCAGCCCGATCGGCTGACCGAATGGGTCACCGCCTTGACGGCCGTGATGGTGGTGTCGGGCGCCGTGCTGCTGTCGGCCGACCGCATCCGCCGTTTGCTGGGCGACTCCGTGGTGAGTGCCGTCGAGAAGCTGATGGGGCTGGTGCTGACCGCGATTTCGGTCGAGATGATCCTGGCCGGGCTGAAGCGCTATTTCTTCGAGTGA
- the xerD gene encoding site-specific tyrosine recombinase XerD: MSPPQTQSLTSITRFIDALWIEEGLSKNTLSAYRRDLTLYATWLAQHQNKPLDATTEVDLLGYAVQRADTKATSANRRLAVFRRYFRWALREHLISADPTLKLVTAKQPMRVPKTMSERQVEDLLGAPDVETELGLRDRTMLELMYASGLRVSELVTLKTVHVGLDEGALRVTGKGSKERLVPFGEEAHGWLRRYLAQARPAILGARSTQALFVTVRGDAMTRQMFWNLIKKYARQAGITAPISPHTLRHAFATHLLNHGADLRAVQMLLGHADISTTQIYTHVARERLKALHAKHHPRG, translated from the coding sequence ATGAGCCCCCCCCAAACCCAAAGCCTCACCTCCATCACCCGCTTCATCGACGCCCTCTGGATCGAGGAAGGCCTGTCGAAAAACACCCTCTCCGCCTACCGCCGCGACCTCACCCTCTACGCCACCTGGCTCGCCCAACACCAAAACAAGCCGCTAGACGCCACCACCGAAGTCGACCTGCTCGGCTACGCCGTCCAACGCGCCGACACCAAGGCCACCTCCGCCAACCGGCGCCTGGCCGTGTTCCGCCGCTACTTCCGCTGGGCCCTGCGCGAGCACCTGATCAGCGCCGACCCCACCCTCAAGCTCGTCACCGCCAAGCAGCCGATGCGGGTGCCCAAGACCATGAGCGAACGCCAGGTGGAAGACTTGCTGGGCGCACCCGACGTCGAGACCGAACTCGGCCTGCGCGACCGCACGATGCTGGAACTGATGTACGCGAGCGGCCTGCGTGTCAGCGAACTGGTCACGCTCAAGACCGTCCATGTCGGGCTCGACGAAGGCGCGCTGCGGGTGACCGGCAAAGGCAGCAAGGAACGTTTGGTGCCGTTCGGAGAGGAAGCGCATGGCTGGCTGCGCCGCTACCTGGCACAGGCCCGGCCCGCCATCCTTGGCGCGCGCAGCACCCAGGCGCTGTTCGTCACCGTGCGGGGCGACGCGATGACGCGGCAGATGTTCTGGAACCTCATCAAGAAATACGCCCGCCAAGCCGGCATCACGGCGCCGATCTCGCCCCACACCCTGCGCCACGCCTTCGCCACCCATTTGCTCAACCACGGCGCCGACCTGCGGGCCGTGCAGATGCTGCTGGGACATGCCGACATCTCCACCACGCAGATCTACACCCACGTGGCACGCGAACGCCTGAAGGCGCTGCACGCCAAGCACCATCCGCGAGGCTGA
- a CDS encoding tripartite tricarboxylate transporter substrate binding protein BugE gives MQRRHLMAVVVTIPLALVTVAGTAWAQSSSYPSKPVRLVVPFAPGGTTDIIARTLADKIQPALGQTMVVENKAGGGGIIGANEVAKATPDGYTLGVATVSTTASNPAINPKTPYNPLTDFTSVTNIAATPNVIAVHPSFPAKDYAGFVAELKKNPGKYSYSSSGTGGIGHMQMELYKSLSGTFLTHIPYRGAGPALNDTVAGQVPIIFDNLPSALPFIKDGRLIAIVVAAPQRLTVLPNVPTFKEVGLEPVNRMAYYGIHAPKGLPKEIADKVYAAVRKTVELPEVRKRIEDTGSLVVANTPEQFAAQTRAEFEVYKKVVEQQRLKLD, from the coding sequence ATGCAGCGTAGACATCTGATGGCTGTTGTCGTGACGATCCCGCTGGCACTGGTCACCGTGGCCGGCACCGCCTGGGCGCAGTCGTCCTCCTATCCGAGCAAGCCGGTACGCTTGGTGGTGCCGTTCGCGCCGGGTGGCACCACCGACATCATTGCCCGCACGCTGGCCGACAAGATCCAGCCCGCACTGGGCCAGACCATGGTGGTCGAGAACAAGGCGGGCGGCGGCGGCATCATCGGTGCCAACGAAGTCGCCAAGGCGACGCCCGATGGCTATACGTTGGGCGTCGCGACGGTGTCGACCACCGCGTCGAACCCGGCGATCAATCCCAAGACGCCTTACAACCCTCTGACGGATTTCACTTCGGTCACCAACATCGCCGCGACGCCCAACGTGATCGCGGTGCACCCGTCGTTTCCGGCCAAGGACTACGCGGGTTTCGTGGCCGAGTTGAAGAAGAACCCGGGCAAGTACAGCTATTCGAGCTCGGGTACCGGCGGCATCGGGCACATGCAGATGGAGCTCTACAAGTCGCTGTCGGGCACCTTCCTGACGCACATCCCGTATCGGGGCGCCGGGCCGGCACTGAACGACACGGTGGCCGGGCAGGTGCCGATCATTTTCGACAACCTGCCGTCAGCGCTGCCTTTCATCAAGGACGGGCGCTTGATCGCGATCGTCGTGGCGGCGCCGCAGCGTCTGACGGTGCTGCCCAATGTGCCGACCTTCAAGGAGGTGGGGCTGGAGCCGGTCAACCGGATGGCGTATTACGGCATCCATGCGCCCAAGGGGCTGCCGAAGGAGATTGCCGACAAGGTGTATGCGGCAGTGCGCAAGACGGTGGAGTTGCCGGAGGTGCGCAAGCGGATCGAGGACACGGGGTCGTTGGTGGTGGCGAATACGCCGGAGCAGTTTGCGGCGCAGACGAGGGCGGAGTTTGAGGTTTACAAGAAGGTGGTGGAGCAGCAGAGGTTGAAGTTGGATTGA
- a CDS encoding AEC family transporter → MHNVLLLLPDFLLIVCGWVLCRYTALDRSVWDGVERLVYYLLFPVLLFNAIVRSPLDFSTTAPLAAAGLGIVAIGIAASYALRHVPGVDPRLHASGAQVAFRFNSYVALALADKLAGPAGVAWTAMLVALCVPLCNFGAVYPLARHGGHHFWREIARNPLILATVAGLVANLIGVRFMPPLQPALERIGQAALPLGLMAVGAGLKLGGLWDGPRLAAALLGIRHLLLPLAALGLVRWLQVPAEQHPIVVAFAAMPTASSAYVLAMRMGGHGPYVAGLVTLSTLLGMASIPVWLAVATALA, encoded by the coding sequence ATGCACAACGTCCTCCTCCTGCTGCCCGATTTCCTGCTGATCGTCTGCGGGTGGGTCCTGTGCCGCTACACCGCGCTCGACCGCAGCGTGTGGGACGGGGTCGAACGACTCGTGTACTACCTGCTGTTCCCGGTGCTGCTGTTCAACGCGATCGTGCGCAGCCCCCTCGACTTCAGCACCACCGCACCGCTGGCCGCCGCCGGCCTCGGCATCGTGGCCATCGGCATCGCCGCCAGCTATGCCCTGCGCCACGTGCCCGGCGTCGACCCGCGCCTGCATGCGTCAGGCGCCCAAGTGGCGTTCCGCTTCAACTCGTATGTCGCGCTGGCGCTGGCCGACAAGCTGGCCGGCCCCGCCGGCGTCGCCTGGACCGCGATGCTGGTCGCGCTGTGCGTGCCGTTGTGCAACTTCGGCGCCGTCTACCCCCTGGCACGCCACGGCGGGCACCACTTCTGGCGCGAGATCGCGCGCAACCCGTTGATCCTCGCCACCGTCGCCGGCCTGGTCGCCAACCTGATCGGTGTGCGCTTCATGCCGCCGCTGCAGCCGGCCCTCGAACGTATCGGCCAGGCCGCGTTGCCGCTCGGGCTGATGGCCGTGGGCGCCGGGCTGAAGCTGGGCGGCTTGTGGGATGGCCCGCGCCTGGCCGCCGCGCTGCTGGGCATCCGCCACCTGCTGCTGCCGCTGGCGGCGCTGGGGCTGGTGCGGTGGCTGCAGGTGCCGGCCGAGCAGCATCCCATCGTGGTGGCCTTCGCCGCGATGCCCACCGCGTCGAGCGCCTATGTGCTTGCGATGCGCATGGGCGGCCACGGGCCTTACGTGGCCGGCCTGGTGACGTTGTCGACGCTGCTGGGCATGGCCTCGATCCCGGTCTGGCTCGCGGTGGCGACGGCGCTGGCCTGA
- the queG gene encoding tRNA epoxyqueuosine(34) reductase QueG → MHQSELVVDHAALLADIRQWARELGFSQIGVSGVDLSSAEPGLMAWLGEGFHGSMAYMAAHGLKRARPAELVPGTVSVVTARMDYLPRSTEPGWQAVEFERLAQPEAATVSLYARGRDYHKVMRQRLQKLADRMADRLGPFGHRVFTDSAPVLEAELAGRSGQGWRGKHTLVLNRDAGSMFFLGEIYLDLPLPASEPTSGHCGSCQACLDVCPTRAIVAPHRLDARRCISYLTIEHDGPIPVELRALMGNRIYGCDDCQLICPWNKYAQRAELPDFDVRPVLAEPTLLALWAWTEAEFLRHTEGSAIRRIGHERWRRNLAVAMGNALRAAPSADLERALREALPHATPLVAEHIVWALGDQASAVATASQTGIEAMPSSVDNVTRPAT, encoded by the coding sequence ATGCATCAATCCGAGCTTGTCGTCGATCACGCCGCGTTGCTGGCGGACATCCGCCAGTGGGCGCGCGAGCTCGGATTTTCACAGATCGGCGTCTCGGGCGTCGACCTGAGCAGCGCGGAGCCGGGCTTGATGGCCTGGCTGGGGGAAGGATTTCACGGTTCGATGGCCTACATGGCCGCCCACGGGCTCAAGCGCGCGCGGCCCGCGGAGCTGGTGCCCGGCACCGTCAGCGTCGTCACCGCGCGGATGGACTATCTGCCGCGCAGCACCGAGCCCGGCTGGCAGGCGGTGGAGTTCGAGCGCCTTGCGCAACCCGAGGCGGCGACGGTGTCGCTCTATGCCCGCGGCCGCGACTATCACAAGGTGATGCGGCAGCGGCTGCAGAAGCTGGCCGACCGCATGGCCGACCGGCTGGGCCCGTTCGGCCACCGCGTGTTCACCGATTCGGCGCCCGTGCTCGAAGCCGAACTCGCAGGGCGCAGTGGCCAGGGCTGGCGCGGCAAGCACACGCTGGTGCTGAACCGGGACGCCGGCTCGATGTTCTTTCTGGGCGAGATCTATCTGGACCTGCCGTTGCCGGCCAGCGAGCCCACCAGCGGGCACTGCGGCTCGTGCCAGGCGTGTCTCGACGTCTGCCCGACGCGCGCCATCGTCGCGCCGCACCGGCTCGACGCGCGCCGCTGCATCTCGTATCTGACCATCGAGCACGACGGGCCCATCCCGGTCGAGCTGCGGGCGCTGATGGGCAACCGCATTTATGGCTGTGACGACTGCCAGCTGATCTGCCCCTGGAACAAATACGCGCAGCGGGCCGAGCTGCCCGATTTCGACGTCCGCCCTGTGTTGGCCGAGCCCACGCTGCTGGCCTTGTGGGCCTGGACCGAGGCGGAGTTTCTGCGCCACACCGAGGGCAGCGCGATCCGGCGCATCGGTCACGAACGATGGCGTCGCAACCTGGCCGTGGCGATGGGCAATGCGCTGCGCGCCGCGCCTTCGGCCGACCTCGAGCGGGCCTTGCGCGAGGCCCTGCCGCATGCGACCCCGCTGGTCGCGGAGCACATCGTCTGGGCGTTGGGTGATCAGGCCAGCGCCGTCGCCACCGCGAGCCAGACCGGGATCGAGGCCATGCCCAGCAGCGTCGACAACGTCACCAGGCCGGCCACGTAA
- the tsaE gene encoding tRNA (adenosine(37)-N6)-threonylcarbamoyltransferase complex ATPase subunit type 1 TsaE, translating into MHPPILGTRQCTWPDEATCAGFAQGLAARPELRHALIELHGPLGAGKTTFVRHLLRALGATGRIKSPTYAVMEPYELPGLQAWHFDFYRFHDPREWEDAGLRDILTGPGLKLVEWAGQAGGLLPLADLKMELAPAEHDQRHVTLDAYTPTGAALIA; encoded by the coding sequence ATGCATCCACCGATTTTAGGAACACGCCAGTGCACCTGGCCCGACGAGGCCACATGTGCCGGTTTCGCACAGGGCCTGGCCGCCCGGCCCGAACTGCGCCACGCGCTGATCGAACTGCACGGCCCGCTGGGCGCGGGCAAGACCACCTTCGTGCGCCACCTGTTGCGCGCACTGGGCGCGACCGGCCGCATCAAGAGCCCCACCTATGCGGTGATGGAGCCCTACGAGCTGCCCGGGCTGCAGGCCTGGCATTTCGATTTCTACCGCTTCCATGACCCGCGTGAGTGGGAGGACGCCGGCCTGCGCGACATCCTCACCGGCCCCGGCCTCAAGCTGGTCGAATGGGCCGGCCAGGCGGGCGGGCTGTTACCGCTGGCCGACCTGAAGATGGAACTTGCGCCCGCCGAACACGACCAACGCCACGTGACCCTCGACGCCTACACCCCGACCGGGGCCGCGCTGATCGCATGA
- a CDS encoding N-acetylmuramoyl-L-alanine amidase — MTPLWTRRALLQRTGSVALLLTAPQLAFGANIVAVRVWPAPDYTRVTLESDTELVAKHFLIADPDRMVIDIENLELSPALREIVGKVRADDPYIAGVRVGQNQPRVVRLVIDLKQGAQPQVTTLPPVAAYQHRLVFDLYPTVAPDPLLALIREKEQAEKEAKTAIDDALGEFLGKVAKAPPPDPSASAPANGGAPTPSPDAPVTRKAEVDPGTKKKIDRLIIVALDPGHGGEDPGAIGPSGLKEKDVVLQIAHKLRDRINAIPNMRAMLTRDTDFFVPLQQRVEKARRVQADLFISIHADAFITPQARGASVFALSERGATSTAARWLAKKENAADLVGGVNVKHGDAHVMRALLDMSTTAQINDSLRAGSEVLGQIGRVGRLHKRKVEQASFAVLKAPDIPSILVETAFISNPEEEAKLRSAAYQDDLVAALMSGIKRYFSKNPPLARNRQL, encoded by the coding sequence ATGACCCCTCTGTGGACCCGCCGCGCGCTGCTGCAGCGCACCGGCAGCGTCGCCTTGCTGCTCACCGCGCCCCAACTCGCCTTCGGCGCCAACATCGTCGCGGTGCGCGTGTGGCCTGCGCCCGACTACACCCGCGTGACGCTGGAGAGCGACACCGAGCTGGTCGCCAAGCACTTCCTGATCGCCGATCCGGACCGGATGGTGATCGACATCGAAAACCTCGAACTCAGCCCGGCGCTGCGCGAGATCGTCGGCAAGGTACGTGCGGACGACCCCTACATCGCCGGCGTGCGCGTGGGCCAGAACCAGCCCCGCGTGGTGCGGCTGGTCATCGACCTGAAGCAAGGCGCCCAGCCGCAGGTGACCACCTTGCCGCCGGTGGCGGCCTACCAGCACCGGCTGGTGTTCGACCTCTACCCGACCGTCGCACCCGACCCGCTGCTGGCGCTGATCCGCGAAAAAGAGCAGGCCGAGAAGGAAGCCAAGACCGCCATCGACGATGCGCTGGGTGAGTTTCTCGGCAAGGTCGCCAAGGCACCGCCCCCCGACCCCTCGGCCTCCGCGCCGGCCAACGGCGGCGCCCCCACGCCCTCCCCCGACGCACCGGTGACCCGCAAGGCCGAGGTGGACCCGGGCACCAAAAAGAAGATCGACCGCCTGATCATCGTCGCGCTCGACCCCGGCCATGGCGGCGAAGACCCGGGCGCGATCGGCCCGAGCGGCCTGAAGGAAAAGGACGTGGTGCTGCAGATCGCCCACAAGCTGCGCGACCGCATCAACGCGATCCCCAACATGCGCGCGATGCTGACGCGCGACACCGACTTCTTCGTGCCGCTGCAGCAGCGCGTCGAAAAGGCGCGCCGGGTGCAGGCCGACCTGTTCATCTCCATCCACGCCGACGCCTTCATCACGCCACAGGCGCGCGGTGCGTCGGTGTTCGCGCTGTCCGAACGCGGCGCCACCAGCACTGCCGCGCGTTGGCTGGCCAAGAAGGAAAACGCGGCCGACCTGGTCGGCGGTGTGAACGTCAAACACGGCGACGCCCACGTGATGCGCGCGCTGCTCGACATGTCGACCACCGCGCAGATCAACGACAGCCTGCGGGCCGGCAGCGAAGTGCTGGGCCAGATCGGCCGTGTCGGCCGGCTGCACAAGCGCAAGGTCGAACAGGCCAGCTTCGCGGTGTTGAAGGCGCCGGACATCCCGTCCATCCTGGTCGAGACCGCCTTCATCTCGAACCCGGAGGAAGAAGCCAAGCTGCGCAGCGCGGCATACCAGGATGACTTGGTCGCCGCGCTGATGTCGGGCATCAAGCGCTACTTCTCGAAGAACCCGCCGCTCGCCCGCAACCGGCAACTCTGA
- a CDS encoding DedA family protein, with the protein MELVTFLIDFILHVDQHLAEFVQNYGPWVYALLFAIVFVETGLVVMPFLPGDSLLFVVGALCGAGAMSLPLAMGLLLVAAIAGDQLNYSIGRYFGPKVFRWEQSRFFNKQAFNAAHAFYERYGGVTIILARFMPFIRTFAPFVAGVAEMSRAKFTFFNVTGAVLWVGGLTLAGYLFGNIPLVQQHLSKIIWALILVPGLIALFGAWKARRSAAAV; encoded by the coding sequence ATGGAACTTGTGACCTTTCTCATCGACTTCATCCTCCACGTCGACCAGCATCTGGCGGAGTTCGTGCAGAACTACGGCCCCTGGGTCTATGCCCTGCTGTTCGCGATCGTCTTCGTCGAGACGGGCTTGGTCGTGATGCCGTTTCTGCCGGGCGATTCGCTGCTGTTCGTGGTCGGCGCGCTGTGCGGTGCCGGAGCGATGAGCTTGCCGCTGGCGATGGGCTTGCTGCTGGTCGCCGCCATCGCAGGCGATCAGCTCAACTACAGCATCGGCCGCTACTTCGGGCCCAAGGTGTTCCGCTGGGAGCAATCACGCTTCTTCAACAAGCAGGCCTTCAACGCCGCGCATGCCTTCTACGAGCGTTACGGCGGCGTCACCATCATCCTGGCGCGCTTCATGCCCTTCATCCGCACCTTCGCGCCCTTCGTGGCCGGTGTCGCCGAAATGAGCCGGGCCAAGTTCACGTTCTTCAACGTGACCGGGGCGGTGCTGTGGGTGGGGGGTTTGACGCTGGCGGGTTATCTGTTCGGCAACATCCCGCTGGTGCAGCAACATCTGTCGAAGATCATCTGGGCGCTGATCCTGGTGCCTGGGCTGATCGCGCTGTTCGGCGCCTGGAAGGCTCGCCGCAGCGCGGCGGCCGTCTGA
- the mutL gene encoding DNA mismatch repair endonuclease MutL, with amino-acid sequence MSAVPTAVPRRPIRELPDELISQIAAGEVVERPASVVRELVDNALDAGATEVTLKLLAGGVRSIVVEDNGAGIPADELPLALRRHATSKIASLPDLEAVSTMGFRGEALAAIASIADVSLLSRTADGPHAFRLDARSGELAPAARAVGTSVEVRELFFSTPARRKFLKTDATELAHCIEAVRRHALARPDVAFAVWHEGKLVEQWRKGTAEQRIKDVLGEDFLAASRAVEAHIGPLSVRGRAGVPDAARARADQQYCYVNGRYVRDKLLAHGVRSAYEDVLHGSRQPTYVLFVEISPERVDVNVHPTKIEVRFRDSREVHQAVRHAVDDALALPRAGQPEATGPSLLRPTTGADAGAGTPAAAWPSSGWTRPQVQGHLALRDAALLYAQEPAPRWSPALPADTPATALPPSQGMTDTTAPEPLPARAGEAEAWPLGRAVAQIGGIYILAENAQGLVIVDMHAAHERIVYEQLKSNLAAQRLEAQPLLIPATFAATAQEVATAEAQREALSTLGLEITPLSPGTLAIRSRPAALASADVVELARSVLAELSQYDASNVIQRAQHELLATMACHGAVRAHRRLTLDEMNALLRDMERTERSDQCNHGRPTWRQLSLRELDALFMRGR; translated from the coding sequence ATGAGTGCCGTCCCGACCGCTGTGCCCCGCCGTCCGATCCGCGAGCTGCCCGACGAACTGATCAGCCAGATCGCGGCCGGCGAGGTGGTCGAACGTCCGGCCTCGGTGGTGCGCGAGCTGGTCGACAACGCGCTCGACGCCGGCGCCACTGAAGTGACGCTGAAACTGCTGGCCGGCGGCGTGCGCTCCATCGTCGTCGAAGACAACGGCGCCGGCATCCCGGCCGACGAGTTGCCGTTGGCGTTGCGCCGGCACGCAACGAGCAAGATCGCGTCGCTGCCCGATCTCGAGGCGGTCTCGACGATGGGCTTTCGCGGCGAGGCCTTGGCCGCCATCGCATCGATTGCCGATGTCTCGCTGCTGAGCCGCACCGCCGACGGCCCGCATGCCTTCCGGCTCGATGCGCGCTCGGGCGAGCTGGCGCCGGCGGCCCGTGCAGTGGGCACCAGCGTCGAAGTGCGCGAGTTGTTCTTCAGCACGCCGGCCCGCCGCAAGTTCCTGAAGACCGACGCCACCGAGTTGGCCCATTGCATCGAAGCGGTGCGACGCCACGCGCTGGCGCGGCCTGATGTGGCCTTTGCCGTGTGGCACGAAGGCAAGCTGGTCGAACAATGGCGCAAGGGCACCGCCGAGCAGCGCATCAAGGACGTGCTGGGCGAGGACTTCCTGGCCGCCAGCCGCGCGGTCGAGGCCCACATCGGCCCCTTGTCCGTGCGCGGCCGTGCCGGCGTGCCCGATGCCGCGCGCGCCCGTGCCGACCAGCAGTACTGCTATGTCAATGGCCGCTACGTGCGCGACAAGCTGCTGGCCCACGGCGTGCGATCGGCCTATGAAGACGTGTTGCACGGTTCGCGCCAGCCCACCTATGTGCTGTTCGTCGAGATCTCGCCCGAGCGTGTCGATGTGAACGTACACCCGACCAAGATCGAAGTGCGTTTTCGCGATTCGCGCGAGGTGCACCAGGCGGTGCGGCATGCGGTCGACGACGCCCTCGCCTTGCCACGCGCCGGTCAACCCGAGGCGACCGGGCCCTCGTTGCTGCGTCCGACGACCGGTGCCGATGCCGGAGCCGGCACGCCGGCGGCCGCATGGCCTTCGAGCGGCTGGACCCGCCCGCAGGTGCAAGGCCATCTTGCGCTGCGCGATGCGGCGCTGCTGTATGCACAAGAGCCGGCGCCGAGGTGGTCCCCGGCCCTGCCCGCCGACACCCCGGCCACAGCGCTGCCGCCCTCGCAAGGGATGACGGACACAACCGCGCCCGAGCCGCTGCCCGCGCGGGCCGGCGAAGCCGAAGCCTGGCCGCTGGGACGTGCGGTGGCGCAGATCGGCGGCATCTACATCCTGGCCGAAAACGCACAAGGCCTGGTCATCGTCGACATGCACGCGGCCCACGAGCGCATCGTCTATGAACAGCTCAAGTCCAACCTCGCGGCTCAACGCCTCGAGGCCCAACCGCTGCTGATCCCGGCCACCTTCGCAGCGACCGCCCAGGAAGTGGCCACCGCAGAAGCACAGCGGGAAGCCCTGTCGACCCTGGGCCTCGAGATCACACCGCTGTCGCCTGGCACGCTGGCCATCCGGTCGCGACCGGCCGCCCTGGCGAGCGCCGATGTGGTGGAGCTGGCGCGCAGCGTGTTGGCCGAGCTGTCGCAGTACGACGCCAGCAACGTGATCCAGCGCGCCCAGCACGAGCTGCTCGCGACCATGGCCTGCCATGGGGCGGTGCGGGCCCACCGTCGCCTCACTCTGGATGAGATGAACGCGCTGCTGCGCGACATGGAGCGCACCGAACGCTCCGACCAGTGCAACCACGGCCGGCCCACCTGGCGGCAGCTGTCGCTGCGGGAACTCGACGCCTTGTTCATGCGCGGCCGCTGA
- a CDS encoding alpha/beta hydrolase, translating into MNFTVALRWRLAPVLLSFIVLMAGCSALDTQQRRWIFQPMNSAVRAGVDGIEGMQDVWIGFHSQATGEQVRLHALWLEHSRRDAPVLLYLHGARWGVAGNATAARMRRMQAMGFSVLAVDYRGFGRSTASLPSQQKAHEDARAAWDWIATRQPGSRRYIFGHSLGGAIAVGLAAEVDQQLDGLMVEGTFTSVPDVFATLRWGWLPLGWLITQRFDSAARIGEVQAPVLVVHGSDDNLIKPELGRALYERVRAPKKRFVLVEGGTHHSTHADGQAQYREAVRELFGLPG; encoded by the coding sequence ATGAATTTCACTGTCGCCCTGCGGTGGCGTCTCGCCCCGGTCCTCCTGTCGTTCATCGTGCTGATGGCCGGATGCAGCGCACTCGACACGCAGCAACGGCGCTGGATCTTCCAGCCGATGAACTCGGCCGTGCGGGCGGGGGTGGACGGCATCGAGGGCATGCAGGACGTGTGGATCGGCTTCCACTCGCAAGCCACCGGCGAGCAGGTGCGCCTGCACGCGTTGTGGCTGGAACACAGTCGTCGCGACGCCCCGGTGCTGCTGTATCTGCACGGTGCCCGCTGGGGCGTGGCCGGCAACGCCACGGCGGCGCGTATGCGCCGCATGCAGGCGATGGGCTTCAGTGTGCTGGCGGTCGACTACCGCGGCTTCGGCCGCAGCACCGCGAGCCTGCCCTCGCAGCAGAAAGCCCACGAGGACGCCCGCGCCGCGTGGGATTGGATCGCCACGCGCCAGCCCGGCAGCCGGCGCTACATCTTCGGTCATTCGCTGGGCGGCGCCATCGCGGTCGGCCTGGCCGCCGAAGTCGATCAGCAGCTCGACGGGCTGATGGTGGAAGGCACCTTCACGTCGGTGCCCGACGTGTTCGCGACCCTGCGCTGGGGCTGGCTGCCGCTCGGCTGGCTGATCACCCAACGTTTCGACTCGGCCGCGCGCATCGGCGAGGTCCAGGCCCCGGTGCTGGTGGTGCACGGCAGCGACGACAACCTGATCAAGCCCGAGCTGGGGCGCGCCCTGTACGAGCGCGTGCGTGCGCCCAAGAAGCGTTTCGTACTGGTCGAGGGCGGCACCCACCACAGCACGCATGCCGACGGACAGGCGCAGTACCGCGAAGCCGTGCGCGAGCTGTTCGGCCTGCCGGGCTGA
- a CDS encoding pseudouridine synthase produces the protein MSELGLASRREADEWISRGWVWVDGQRVTELGTRVTPDQHITVDPAATSRQAEQVTVVLHKPIGYVSGQAEDGYEPAVVLVTERNHWRGDTSGRRFRPEHLRGLAPAGRLDIDSVGLLVLTQDGRIAKQLIGQDSEVEKEYLVRVQYEAAGAHPGPLPEVFPAADLERLNHGLSLDGKPLLPAKVWWQNEDQLRFVLREGKKRQIRRMCEAVGLKVVGLKRVRIGRVVLGDLPPGQWRYLGPDERF, from the coding sequence ATGAGCGAACTCGGTCTGGCTTCACGCCGCGAGGCCGATGAATGGATTTCGCGCGGCTGGGTGTGGGTGGACGGCCAGCGCGTCACCGAACTCGGCACACGCGTCACGCCCGACCAGCACATCACGGTCGACCCGGCCGCCACCAGCCGTCAGGCGGAGCAGGTCACGGTGGTGCTGCACAAGCCGATCGGCTACGTGAGCGGCCAGGCCGAAGACGGCTACGAGCCAGCGGTGGTGCTGGTGACCGAGCGCAACCATTGGCGTGGTGACACCTCGGGCCGGCGCTTCCGCCCCGAGCATCTACGGGGCCTGGCACCTGCCGGCCGGCTCGACATCGATTCGGTCGGACTGTTGGTGCTGACGCAGGACGGCCGCATCGCCAAACAATTGATCGGCCAGGACTCCGAGGTCGAGAAAGAATATCTGGTGCGCGTCCAGTACGAAGCGGCCGGCGCTCACCCGGGCCCGCTGCCCGAGGTGTTCCCGGCGGCCGACCTGGAACGTCTCAACCACGGGCTGTCGCTCGACGGCAAACCCTTGTTGCCGGCCAAGGTCTGGTGGCAGAACGAGGACCAGCTGCGTTTCGTGCTGCGCGAAGGCAAGAAGCGCCAGATCCGCCGCATGTGCGAAGCAGTGGGCTTGAAAGTGGTGGGCCTGAAGCGCGTGCGCATCGGCCGTGTGGTGCTGGGCGACCTGCCGCCGGGACAGTGGCGCTACCTGGGGCCCGACGAACGCTTCTGA